In Streptococcus sp. SN-1, a single genomic region encodes these proteins:
- a CDS encoding M protein trans-acting positive regulator PRD domain-containing protein — protein sequence MDILLSETEQNLLVLLEELTKHHDWIEFPVFAEKLNFSTEELQEHLFKLEQLFPNLLIQSTKEGIQLQFEARNSLDPRIAIFEQSPTYSFLNQLFFKDSQSLDQICQVLSSNPEQIEEIIQHLNTKLPQHYGISIQPSPLNMMGAEEDIRSFYLDYFSQSYSFLDWPFPSISEEYLTDLIQLFLKAQQISLNLSSLRQIKYTLAINLERFNMSHLIENPTPLLTSHYSSLMQIPQFEQDIKKLAKKLHFEPTKEALEQLFSNPVKSPQITNNPSNGALGDIHQIQKSYRLLSQILEELAKEFHLQIANREELIWLLHYTAQADFLHPLSNKSLEKQKSLLLTNYQKEFPKLFEVSQHKFQSYLTEMGLENHPSKLQDLVYAFSIQGQRILVQLLQKLPKIRVLVISHLDSEHAQNLIDTLSHYGNNLYLFDSWEESTISFSILNQIPHDIVITTFPVSNCPKPIICSRNLSTVELFYHLHLLGSQIHKERLA from the coding sequence ATGGATATTTTGCTTTCTGAAACAGAACAAAATCTGCTAGTGTTACTGGAAGAATTAACCAAACACCATGATTGGATAGAGTTCCCAGTCTTTGCTGAAAAGCTGAATTTTTCAACAGAAGAATTGCAAGAACACCTTTTTAAACTTGAGCAATTATTTCCAAACCTCCTTATTCAATCAACAAAAGAAGGTATTCAGTTGCAGTTTGAAGCCCGAAACTCCTTAGACCCTAGGATTGCTATCTTTGAACAATCCCCAACTTATTCTTTTTTAAACCAACTTTTTTTCAAGGACAGCCAATCACTTGACCAAATATGTCAGGTACTTTCGTCTAATCCAGAGCAGATTGAGGAAATCATCCAACATCTAAATACTAAACTCCCGCAACACTATGGCATCAGCATACAACCTTCCCCTTTGAACATGATGGGGGCAGAAGAGGACATTCGCTCCTTTTATCTGGACTACTTTAGCCAAAGTTACAGCTTTCTTGATTGGCCCTTCCCTTCTATTTCCGAAGAGTATTTGACTGATTTGATTCAGTTATTTTTGAAGGCCCAACAAATTTCACTCAACCTCAGCAGTCTACGACAAATCAAATATACCCTAGCTATCAATCTGGAGCGGTTTAATATGAGTCATTTGATTGAAAATCCTACTCCCCTTTTAACCAGTCACTACAGCTCTCTGATGCAAATTCCGCAGTTCGAACAAGATATCAAAAAACTGGCTAAAAAACTCCATTTTGAACCTACAAAAGAAGCACTGGAACAGCTATTTTCAAACCCAGTAAAGTCGCCTCAAATCACAAACAATCCTAGTAATGGAGCTTTAGGAGACATTCATCAGATTCAAAAATCCTATCGTTTATTGAGTCAAATCTTAGAAGAATTGGCTAAAGAATTTCACCTACAAATTGCAAATCGAGAAGAATTGATTTGGCTCCTCCACTACACTGCCCAAGCTGATTTTCTACACCCACTTAGCAACAAGTCTCTTGAAAAACAGAAGTCTTTACTTTTAACCAATTATCAAAAAGAATTTCCAAAACTATTTGAAGTAAGTCAACACAAATTCCAATCTTACCTGACTGAAATGGGGCTAGAAAATCATCCAAGTAAGCTACAAGACCTAGTTTATGCCTTTTCTATCCAAGGACAACGCATTTTAGTCCAATTACTTCAAAAACTTCCCAAAATTCGTGTTTTGGTCATTAGTCATCTAGATAGTGAGCACGCACAAAACCTAATTGACACCCTTTCCCACTACGGTAACAATCTCTATCTATTTGATTCTTGGGAAGAATCTACGATTTCTTTCTCGATTCTCAATCAAATTCCGCACGATATTGTTATCACTACCTTTCCTGTTTCCAACTGTCCGAAACCCATTATTTGTAGTCGGAATCTTTCTACTGTAGAACTATTTTACCACCTCCACCTTTTGGGTTCACAAATTCATAAAGAAAGACTAGCTTAG